One Chloroflexota bacterium genomic window carries:
- a CDS encoding insulinase family protein, whose protein sequence is MIPNSQNVTRAVLKNGAVVLIYENHASPAVVIRGHLRAGSMFEPPAQSGLALFTAEMVDRGTRKRSFQQIAEQTERVGAAVGMSSGVHLAGFSAKSLSEDMRLLLDILSEVLREPAFLKAEMEKVRGELLTSIEERADSTDAMANLAFHRMAYPNHPYGRDPLGSRASVNSIKRADLQQFYARHYRPEGMALAIVGDVRTDDALRLAGRLLGGWTAPGTPPAFNVPPARPRKAMQRRHIKMKGKTQSDIVLGAPALPRMHPDFLAAELADVILGEFGMMGRMGDNVRDRLGLAYYARSTLESAPGPGAWMAYAGVNPQNVDTAVAAMLSEMERMKQEPVSDAELNDVKEFVTGIQPLRLESNDGIASALLDMEFYELGLDYLLQLPSLVRAVTPAQVQSAAQQYLDTERYALVVAGP, encoded by the coding sequence ATGATCCCTAATTCACAGAACGTAACGCGCGCGGTGTTGAAGAATGGCGCCGTCGTGCTCATCTACGAGAACCACGCCAGCCCGGCGGTGGTCATTCGCGGGCACCTGCGCGCCGGTTCGATGTTCGAGCCGCCCGCGCAGTCGGGCCTCGCGTTGTTCACGGCCGAAATGGTCGATCGCGGCACGCGCAAGCGCAGCTTCCAGCAGATCGCCGAGCAGACCGAGCGCGTCGGCGCGGCGGTCGGCATGTCATCCGGCGTGCACCTGGCCGGGTTCAGCGCCAAAAGCCTGAGCGAGGATATGCGCCTGCTACTCGACATCCTCAGCGAGGTTCTGCGCGAACCGGCGTTCCTGAAAGCCGAGATGGAAAAGGTGCGCGGCGAGTTGTTGACGAGTATTGAGGAGCGCGCCGACAGCACCGACGCGATGGCCAATCTGGCGTTTCACCGGATGGCTTACCCGAACCACCCGTATGGGCGCGACCCGCTCGGCTCACGTGCAAGCGTCAACTCGATCAAACGCGCCGATTTGCAGCAGTTCTATGCGCGGCACTACCGCCCGGAAGGCATGGCGCTGGCGATCGTCGGCGATGTGCGCACCGACGACGCGCTGCGTCTGGCTGGACGCCTGCTCGGCGGCTGGACGGCGCCCGGCACGCCGCCGGCGTTCAACGTGCCGCCGGCCCGCCCGCGCAAGGCGATGCAGCGTCGGCACATTAAGATGAAGGGCAAGACCCAGTCGGATATTGTGCTGGGTGCGCCGGCCCTGCCGCGCATGCACCCCGACTTCCTGGCGGCGGAACTGGCCGATGTGATCCTCGGCGAGTTCGGCATGATGGGGCGCATGGGCGACAACGTACGCGATCGCCTCGGATTGGCGTACTATGCGCGCAGCACGCTCGAATCGGCGCCCGGCCCTGGCGCGTGGATGGCGTACGCCGGCGTCAACCCGCAGAACGTCGACACGGCGGTTGCGGCGATGCTGTCCGAGATGGAGCGCATGAAGCAGGAGCCGGTCAGCGACGCGGAACTGAACGACGTAAAAGAGTTCGTCACCGGCATCCAGCCGCTGCGGCTGGAAAGCAACGATGGCATCGCCTCGGCCCTGCTGGATATGGAGTTCTACGAGCTGGGTCTCGATTATCTCCTGCAGTTGCCGTCGCTGGTGCGCGCCGTGACGCCGGCGCAGGTGCAGTCGGCGGCGCAACAATACCTGGACACCGAGCGCTACGCGCTGGTGGTGGCAGGACCGTAA
- the acpS gene encoding holo-ACP synthase: MLYTGVDLMEVERIARSVERWGDKFLTYIYTPDEIAYCHGRASELAARYAAKEAAGKALGTGVGWGAKIWWVDLEVVADAYGRPSLALHRAAAARAEKLKWREVSLSLTHTKDHALAMVVALGSEPAA, encoded by the coding sequence ATGCTTTACACCGGCGTGGACCTGATGGAAGTTGAGCGGATCGCCCGCAGCGTCGAGCGCTGGGGCGACAAATTCCTGACCTATATCTACACCCCCGACGAGATCGCCTACTGCCACGGCCGCGCGTCCGAGTTGGCGGCGCGCTATGCGGCCAAGGAAGCGGCCGGCAAGGCGCTGGGCACCGGGGTCGGCTGGGGCGCGAAGATCTGGTGGGTGGACCTTGAGGTGGTGGCCGATGCGTACGGCCGCCCGTCGCTCGCGTTGCACCGCGCCGCCGCCGCCCGCGCCGAAAAGCTGAAATGGCGCGAGGTGTCGCTGAGCCTGACGCATACGAAGGACCACGCGCTGGCGATGGTCGTTGCGCTGGGGAGCGAACCGGCGGCGTGA